From Bacteroidota bacterium, one genomic window encodes:
- a CDS encoding helix-turn-helix transcriptional regulator: protein MKEEKINQDGLAAKTKFTPGYISQFINKKCSNPKIESLVELAAGFNRRIKITFEPVN from the coding sequence ATGAAAGAAGAAAAAATAAATCAGGACGGTTTAGCGGCTAAAACAAAATTTACTCCGGGTTATATCAGCCAATTCATAAACAAAAAATGCAGCAACCCGAAAATAGAATCGTTAGTAGAACTTGCCGCAGGATTTAACCGTAGAATAAAAATAACTTTTGAACCTGTCAACTAA